A stretch of Canis lupus familiaris isolate Mischka breed German Shepherd chromosome 11, alternate assembly UU_Cfam_GSD_1.0, whole genome shotgun sequence DNA encodes these proteins:
- the RPS6 gene encoding 40S ribosomal protein S6: MKLNISFPATGCQKLIEVDDERKLRTFYEKRMATEVAADALGEEWKGYVVRISGGNDKQGFPMKQGVLTHGRVRLLLSKGHSCYRPRRTGERKRKSVRGCIVDANLSVLNLVIVKKGEKDIPGLTDTTVPRRLGPKRASRIRKLFNLSKEDDVRQYVVRKPLNKEGKKPRTKAPKIQRLVTPRVLQHKRRRIALKKQRTKKNKEEAAEYAKLLAKRMKEAKEKRQEQIAKRRRLSSLRASTSKSESSQK, encoded by the exons ATGAAG CTGAACATCTCTTTCCCAGCTACTGGCTGCCAGAAACTCATTGAAGTGGATGATGAGCGCAAACTGCGTACCTTTTATGAGAAGCGTATGGCCACAGAAGTTGCTGCCGATGCTCTGGGCGAGGAATGGAAG GGTTACGTGGTGCGAATCAGTGGTGGCAATGACAAACAAGGCTTCCCCATGAAGCAGGGTGTCTTGACCCACGGCCGCGTCCGCCTGCTGCTGAGTAAGGGGCATTCCTGCTACCGACCCAGGAGGACTGGAGAGAGGAAGCGCAAATCTGTTCGGGGTTGCATTGTGGATGCCAATCTCAGTGTTCTCAATTTGGTTATTGTGAAAAAAG GGGAGAAGGATATTCCTGGACTCACGGATACTACTGTGCCTCGTCGCCTGGGGCCCAAAAGAGCCAGCAGAATCCGAAAGCTTTTTAATCTGTCGAAAGAAGACGATGTCCGCCAGTATGTTGTTAGAAAGCCCCTAAACAAAGAAG GTAAGAAACCTAGAACCAAAGCACCCAAGATTCAGCGTCTTGTTACTCCACGTGTCCTCCAACACAAACGTCGGCGTATTGCTTTGAAGAAACAGCgtactaagaaaaataaggaagaggctGCAGAATATGCTAAACTTTTGGCCAAGAGAATGAAG gagGCCAAAGAAAAACGCCAGGAACAGATTGCCAAGAGACGGAGGCTGTCCTCTCTGAGAGCTTCTACCTCTAAGTCTGAGTCCAgtcaaaaatga